The Hyphococcus flavus genome contains a region encoding:
- a CDS encoding LysM peptidoglycan-binding domain-containing protein has protein sequence MRVIVIILLLIILGFIGWKAAERFKIIESPDEPAVVTGDPATPDDAQPDAPAEASLPSFDIVRVDRTGYAVIAGRAKPRSDVTIYANDEELATTPAEPDGSWVIATDTPLDAGPVELSLSMRTEDGTVIRSEDTILIYVPEREGDLPLVLRTTPGGATEVLQEPRDAADGLGPLSLDVIDYDDTGAVIFSGRAEPGRVVQLFINRQLLGQTAANADGRWTIAPEAQIAPGVYQLLVIQLDEDGRPAYAIELPFERANPDNIDLRDGRVIVQPGNSLWRIARRAYGQGAQYTIIYEANADQIRDPDLIYPGQIFDVPDEEADETEQ, from the coding sequence GTGCGTGTCATCGTTATTATCCTGTTACTGATCATTCTCGGCTTTATCGGCTGGAAAGCGGCGGAACGCTTCAAGATCATTGAAAGTCCCGATGAACCAGCGGTGGTGACAGGTGATCCCGCGACCCCCGATGATGCGCAGCCCGATGCGCCAGCCGAAGCTTCGTTGCCGAGCTTTGATATCGTGCGGGTGGACCGCACCGGGTACGCCGTTATCGCCGGTCGCGCCAAGCCGCGATCGGACGTCACCATATATGCGAACGATGAAGAGCTTGCGACAACACCGGCTGAGCCCGATGGGTCATGGGTCATCGCCACGGACACGCCGCTCGATGCCGGGCCGGTTGAGCTCAGCCTTTCCATGCGCACCGAAGACGGAACGGTAATACGTTCCGAAGACACGATCCTGATTTACGTGCCGGAACGCGAAGGCGACTTGCCGCTTGTCTTGCGCACGACGCCGGGCGGCGCGACGGAGGTGTTGCAGGAACCGCGCGATGCTGCTGACGGATTGGGCCCGTTATCGCTCGATGTGATCGACTACGATGACACAGGCGCGGTGATTTTCTCGGGCCGTGCCGAACCGGGTCGCGTCGTGCAGCTATTCATCAACCGCCAGCTTCTGGGACAGACGGCGGCGAACGCCGATGGTCGTTGGACGATTGCGCCGGAAGCGCAAATCGCGCCAGGCGTTTATCAGCTCCTCGTCATTCAGCTCGATGAGGATGGCCGCCCGGCTTATGCGATTGAGCTGCCGTTCGAACGGGCAAACCCCGACAATATCGATCTTCGCGATGGCAGGGTGATTGTTCAGCCGGGCAACAGTCTCTGGCGTATTGCTCGCCGCGCATATGGTCAGGGCGCGCAATATACAATCATCTATGAAGCGAACGCCGACCAGATCCGCGATCCGGACCTGATTTATCCGGGACAGATATTCGATGTTCCTGATGAAGAGGCGGACGAGACCGAACAATAG
- a CDS encoding TIGR00730 family Rossman fold protein, which translates to MKSLCVYCGSRPGADPAFKEIAINVGKEAARRGCRIVYGGGKLGLMGATAGAARDAGGQVFGVIPDFLVELEGILEGVDHKVVSNMHERKMLMFEESDAILTLPGGIGTLEELIEVLSWARLALHKKPIVVLNVNEFWSPLQELFNHIVNMKLADAELLSDVKFVSTVEEAFEAADTCLIRERA; encoded by the coding sequence ATGAAATCTTTATGTGTTTATTGCGGCTCCCGTCCCGGCGCCGATCCCGCCTTTAAGGAAATCGCTATTAACGTCGGCAAGGAAGCAGCCCGCAGGGGCTGCCGCATCGTCTATGGCGGCGGCAAGCTGGGGCTGATGGGCGCCACCGCTGGCGCGGCGCGCGACGCCGGCGGCCAGGTTTTCGGCGTCATCCCGGATTTTCTGGTCGAACTGGAAGGCATTCTCGAAGGCGTCGACCACAAGGTCGTTTCAAACATGCACGAACGCAAGATGCTGATGTTTGAAGAATCAGACGCGATCCTTACCCTGCCCGGCGGTATCGGCACGCTTGAAGAACTGATCGAGGTTCTCTCGTGGGCGCGGCTGGCGCTTCACAAAAAGCCGATTGTGGTTTTGAACGTCAATGAATTCTGGAGCCCGCTTCAGGAGCTGTTCAATCATATCGTCAATATGAAGCTCGCCGACGCCGAACTGTTGAGCGATGTCAAATTTGTTTCAACAGTCGAGGAAGCTTTTGAGGCTGCCGACACCTGCCTCATACGCGAACGCGCTTAG
- the gltX gene encoding glutamate--tRNA ligase: MTVKVRFAPSPTGKLHVGNVRAALWNWLFARKSGGTFLLRIDDTDQERSTKEYEDGIRADLKWLGLDWDETVSQSSRFADYDAARDKLKAAGLLYPCYETSEELDRKRKIQRARGLPPVYDRAALKLTEEDIAKYEAEGRKPHWRFKLSQTPVQWNDLIRGEVTVDTASVSDPVLIREDGMYLYTLPSCVDDIDLKITHVMRGEDHVTNTGVQIEIFKALGGEPPQFAHHSLLIGADGQGLSKRLGSLSIEAMRNDGLEPSAITSLLAKLGTADPVLPQRDLMALAESFDFDRVGRAPARFDMAELEALNAKLLHETDYDVVSSRLQKLGVTPPLWEVVRGNITRLADASEWVSVIDGEVEPKIEDQAFANEAAALVPDSLDTDSWGVLTSALKDKTGAKGKALFMPLRLALTGRERGPEMAALLPLIGAEKARARLRGEKA, translated from the coding sequence ATGACCGTCAAAGTCCGTTTTGCGCCGTCGCCCACCGGCAAGCTCCATGTGGGGAATGTGCGCGCCGCCCTGTGGAATTGGCTCTTCGCCCGCAAATCCGGCGGGACCTTTCTGTTGCGCATCGACGACACAGACCAGGAACGCTCAACCAAGGAATATGAAGACGGCATTCGCGCCGACCTTAAATGGCTCGGCCTCGACTGGGACGAAACCGTCAGCCAGTCGTCGCGCTTTGCTGACTACGATGCCGCGCGCGACAAGCTGAAAGCCGCCGGGCTGCTCTATCCCTGTTACGAGACGTCTGAAGAGCTTGATCGCAAGCGCAAGATTCAGCGCGCCCGCGGCCTGCCGCCCGTTTACGATCGCGCAGCTCTGAAACTGACCGAAGAAGACATTGCAAAGTATGAGGCCGAGGGGCGAAAACCCCACTGGCGGTTCAAGCTGTCGCAAACGCCGGTGCAGTGGAACGATCTTATTCGCGGTGAGGTGACGGTCGATACGGCGAGTGTGTCGGACCCCGTCTTGATCCGCGAAGACGGCATGTATCTTTATACGCTGCCAAGCTGCGTCGATGACATCGATCTGAAGATCACTCACGTCATGCGCGGCGAGGATCACGTCACCAACACGGGCGTGCAGATTGAAATTTTCAAAGCCCTCGGCGGCGAACCGCCGCAATTCGCTCACCACTCGCTGCTGATCGGCGCGGACGGGCAGGGTCTTTCAAAGCGCTTGGGTTCGCTTTCGATCGAGGCCATGCGCAATGACGGGCTGGAGCCGTCAGCGATTACGAGCCTCCTCGCTAAACTCGGCACCGCCGATCCGGTTCTGCCGCAGCGGGATTTGATGGCGCTGGCCGAGTCGTTCGATTTTGACCGTGTTGGCCGTGCGCCGGCGCGTTTTGACATGGCGGAACTGGAAGCGTTGAACGCAAAGCTGCTTCACGAAACCGATTATGACGTCGTCTCCTCGCGCCTTCAAAAACTCGGTGTGACGCCGCCGCTGTGGGAGGTAGTGCGGGGCAACATCACCCGCCTCGCGGACGCTTCCGAATGGGTCAGCGTCATCGACGGCGAGGTAGAGCCGAAGATCGAGGATCAGGCGTTCGCTAACGAAGCCGCAGCGCTGGTGCCAGATAGTCTTGATACGGATAGCTGGGGCGTATTGACGAGCGCGCTGAAAGATAAAACCGGCGCCAAGGGCAAGGCGCTCTTTATGCCGTTGCGTCTGGCGTTAACGGGCCGTGAGCGCGGGCCGGAAATGGCGGCGCTTTTGCCGTTGATCGGCGCTGAAAAAGCGCGCGCCCGATTGCGCGGTGAAAAAGCCTAA
- a CDS encoding NAD+ synthase, whose protein sequence is MTDKLAIAIAQIAPVVGDVDGNVERIRKGRAQALKLGADLVVFCELVVSGYPPEDLVQKPSYQRACREAVEALAKDTGDGGPAMIVGAPWTLDDDLYNAVFLLADGKIAATRYKVRLPNYGVFDEPRRFTPGPDYPEPTEFMGVKLGLMVCEDMWLPGAGEHLANAGAELFIVPHGSPFRKTSLQEREMAARDRVTTTGLPLMFVNQLAGQDEVVFEGASFVMSSSGAVQHRCPQFAETVMLTNWRKDNSGWVCAEGPDTAWVGGEEMIYRAVTMAVRDYVLKNRFKGVVIGLSGGVDSALTAAIAVDALGADKVHCVMMPSRYTSNESLEDAEQCANALGVSYRSIPIEPGVAAFDEMMKPAFGNLAPDTTEENIQSRLRGVILMALSNKFGNMVLTTGNKSEMSVGYATLYGDMNGGFNPLKDIYKTEVFALCRWRNANHASDLKGPKGEVIPERIITKPPSAELREDQRDADLLPPYETLDQILEMLVEKEMAVRDIVAKGFDEATVRRIEHLLYVAEYKRRQAPPGPKVAAVNFGRDRRYPITNGWRDR, encoded by the coding sequence ATGACCGATAAACTTGCCATCGCTATCGCCCAGATCGCCCCCGTGGTCGGCGATGTAGATGGCAATGTTGAACGCATCAGAAAGGGGCGAGCGCAGGCACTGAAGCTGGGCGCCGATCTTGTCGTGTTCTGCGAGCTGGTTGTGTCAGGGTACCCGCCCGAGGATCTCGTCCAGAAACCATCCTACCAGCGCGCCTGCCGTGAAGCGGTGGAAGCGCTGGCTAAAGACACAGGCGACGGCGGCCCGGCGATGATTGTTGGGGCGCCGTGGACCCTTGATGACGATCTTTACAACGCGGTGTTCCTGCTGGCGGACGGAAAGATTGCCGCCACCCGTTACAAGGTTCGCTTGCCTAATTACGGCGTCTTTGACGAGCCGCGACGGTTTACGCCGGGGCCGGACTATCCCGAACCGACCGAATTCATGGGCGTCAAGCTCGGCCTCATGGTTTGCGAAGACATGTGGCTGCCCGGCGCGGGCGAGCATCTGGCGAATGCGGGCGCTGAACTGTTCATCGTGCCCCACGGTTCGCCATTCCGGAAAACATCGTTGCAGGAACGAGAGATGGCGGCGCGCGACCGCGTCACCACAACCGGCTTGCCATTGATGTTTGTGAACCAGCTCGCCGGGCAAGACGAAGTCGTATTTGAGGGTGCGTCTTTCGTCATGAGTTCCAGCGGCGCCGTTCAGCATCGTTGCCCGCAGTTTGCCGAGACAGTCATGCTGACAAATTGGCGGAAAGACAACAGCGGCTGGGTGTGTGCGGAAGGACCAGACACAGCTTGGGTCGGCGGCGAAGAAATGATCTATCGCGCAGTGACCATGGCCGTGCGCGATTACGTTTTGAAGAACCGCTTCAAGGGCGTTGTTATCGGTCTTTCGGGTGGCGTTGATTCCGCGCTCACCGCCGCCATCGCCGTCGATGCGCTGGGCGCTGACAAAGTCCACTGCGTGATGATGCCCTCGCGTTACACGTCAAACGAAAGCCTTGAGGATGCCGAGCAATGCGCTAATGCGCTCGGGGTTTCCTATCGCTCCATCCCGATTGAGCCAGGCGTCGCCGCGTTCGATGAAATGATGAAACCCGCCTTCGGAAACCTTGCGCCTGACACGACAGAAGAAAACATCCAGTCGCGCCTGCGCGGCGTCATCCTCATGGCGCTGTCGAACAAGTTCGGCAACATGGTTTTAACGACCGGAAACAAGTCGGAAATGTCGGTCGGTTACGCGACCCTTTATGGCGATATGAATGGCGGGTTCAATCCGCTGAAAGACATCTACAAGACGGAGGTTTTCGCCCTCTGCCGCTGGCGTAACGCAAATCACGCAAGCGATCTTAAAGGCCCGAAGGGAGAGGTGATCCCCGAACGGATCATTACCAAACCGCCTTCAGCCGAATTGCGCGAGGATCAAAGAGACGCGGACTTGCTCCCGCCCTACGAGACGCTTGACCAGATTCTTGAAATGCTGGTGGAGAAAGAAATGGCGGTTCGCGATATTGTCGCCAAGGGTTTTGACGAAGCGACCGTGCGGCGCATCGAGCACTTGCTTTATGTCGCCGAATACAAACGCCGCCAGGCGCCGCCGGGCCCGAAAGTCGCCGCCGTCAATTTCGGCCGCGACCGCCGCTATCCAATTACGAATGGCTGGCGGGATAGGTGA
- a CDS encoding serine hydrolase domain-containing protein, with the protein MTEWKLHHKIFVAAGALAAGAVIYAGVKADRMARIGAGYQAKIACSEIFVAGRNTASVLESEFAGMDPAMELITVKVDEDLKRVRASAPLGLGGARAFYREGYGCTLANAGRVAPLPEPVAPIEPTAWEEAPPVSGKAIERIDYGALDFALTRAFENNEPNHRSVLVVVDGKIVDERYADGFDRATPFLSWSMGKSVTATMVGAAAMRGLLDINEPAPVPEWAGDAEKSAITWNDLLRMQSGLAFGEHYDQIRSDVNQMLFERADAGGFAARSPMEHAPGEEWYYSSGTTNLIVRTLRQVLAEQEIDFHAFAREAILDPIGATSVVLEPDASGTFIGSSFVYATARDWARLGQLYLQDGVWEGERLLPEGWADYVRSPTAASDGQYGAQFWLNNEGAERPRFFPGVPENMFFFAGHEGQYVFIIPDKRMVIVRTGMSRNLPEGQSAMKAVTPLVEAIYESVGMPHGTAM; encoded by the coding sequence ATGACAGAATGGAAACTTCATCACAAGATTTTCGTCGCCGCCGGTGCGCTCGCAGCCGGCGCGGTAATTTACGCTGGCGTCAAGGCCGATCGCATGGCGCGGATTGGCGCCGGTTATCAGGCGAAGATCGCGTGTTCTGAAATTTTTGTTGCAGGGCGCAACACGGCGAGCGTTCTTGAAAGTGAGTTCGCTGGCATGGATCCGGCGATGGAGTTGATTACCGTTAAAGTCGATGAGGATCTGAAGCGTGTCCGGGCGAGCGCGCCGCTGGGGCTTGGCGGCGCCCGCGCTTTTTATCGCGAAGGCTACGGCTGCACGCTCGCCAATGCCGGGCGCGTTGCACCACTGCCAGAACCAGTAGCGCCTATCGAACCAACAGCTTGGGAAGAAGCGCCGCCGGTGTCAGGCAAGGCAATTGAACGCATCGATTATGGCGCGCTTGACTTCGCTCTTACCAGGGCATTCGAAAATAATGAGCCGAACCATCGCAGCGTACTTGTCGTGGTGGACGGCAAGATTGTTGATGAGCGTTATGCGGACGGTTTTGATCGCGCAACGCCATTTCTTTCGTGGTCTATGGGTAAGAGCGTGACAGCAACCATGGTCGGCGCTGCTGCTATGCGCGGGCTGCTCGATATAAACGAACCCGCGCCAGTGCCAGAATGGGCTGGCGATGCTGAAAAGTCCGCCATTACATGGAATGATCTGTTGCGCATGCAAAGCGGCCTAGCGTTTGGCGAGCATTACGATCAGATACGCTCTGACGTGAACCAAATGCTGTTTGAGCGCGCCGATGCTGGCGGGTTTGCCGCGCGTTCGCCGATGGAGCATGCGCCGGGCGAGGAATGGTACTATTCAAGCGGTACGACCAATCTGATCGTGCGCACCTTGCGGCAAGTTCTGGCCGAACAGGAAATTGATTTTCACGCCTTTGCACGCGAAGCGATCCTCGACCCGATTGGCGCTACCAGTGTCGTGCTTGAACCTGATGCATCGGGTACGTTCATCGGCTCGTCATTCGTTTACGCCACAGCGCGCGACTGGGCGCGATTGGGACAGCTTTATTTGCAGGACGGCGTCTGGGAGGGCGAACGCTTGCTGCCCGAGGGCTGGGCCGATTACGTGCGCTCGCCGACGGCGGCGTCAGATGGTCAGTACGGGGCGCAATTCTGGCTGAACAATGAAGGTGCGGAACGGCCGCGCTTCTTCCCCGGCGTGCCGGAGAATATGTTTTTCTTCGCCGGTCACGAGGGGCAGTATGTCTTCATCATTCCCGACAAGCGCATGGTGATCGTCAGGACGGGCATGAGCCGGAACCTCCCGGAGGGCCAGTCAGCCATGAAAGCGGTAACGCCGTTGGTTGAAGCAATTTATGAGTCTGTGGGAATGCCCCACGGAACGGCCATGTAA
- a CDS encoding CoA transferase subunit A yields the protein MKKIQNDAASALDGLLFDGMTIMAGGFGLCGIPENLIVAIRDSGVKDLTVISNNAGVDDFGLGLLLQTRQVKKMLSSYVGENKEFERQYLSGELELEFNPQGTLAERCRAGGAGIPGFYTKTGVGTRIAEGKEHKEFNGETYILETGLVADLAIVKAWKGDEQGNLIYRRTARNFNADMATAGKVTVAEVEEIVPLGSLDPNNIHTPSVFVHRIVKGEFEKRIEKVTTRERETA from the coding sequence ATGAAGAAAATTCAAAATGATGCTGCGAGCGCCCTCGACGGACTTTTATTCGACGGCATGACCATTATGGCGGGCGGTTTTGGCCTGTGCGGCATACCTGAGAACCTGATCGTCGCCATCCGCGATTCCGGCGTTAAAGACCTGACGGTGATCTCTAACAATGCAGGCGTCGATGACTTTGGTCTTGGCCTCCTGCTGCAGACCCGCCAGGTGAAAAAAATGCTTTCCTCTTATGTTGGCGAGAATAAAGAGTTTGAGCGACAATATCTCTCCGGCGAACTTGAACTTGAATTCAACCCGCAAGGCACGCTCGCCGAACGCTGTCGCGCAGGCGGTGCCGGCATCCCGGGATTTTATACGAAAACCGGCGTCGGTACGCGCATCGCCGAAGGTAAGGAACACAAAGAATTCAACGGCGAGACCTATATTCTGGAAACCGGCCTTGTCGCCGATCTCGCCATCGTCAAAGCCTGGAAGGGCGACGAACAGGGCAATCTGATATACCGCAGAACAGCGCGCAACTTTAACGCTGACATGGCGACGGCGGGAAAAGTCACCGTAGCGGAAGTCGAGGAAATCGTACCGCTTGGCTCGCTTGACCCGAATAACATTCACACGCCGAGCGTGTTCGTTCACCGGATCGTCAAAGGCGAGTTTGAAAAACGCATTGAAAAAGTCACGACGCGCGAACGGGAGACTGCATAA
- a CDS encoding CoA transferase subunit B, with the protein MADESKGWDRNQMAARAAQELKDGFYVNLGIGIPTLVANYIPEGVDVTLQSENGMLGMGPFPYEDEVDPDLINAGKQTITELRRTSYFSSAESFAMIRGGHINIAILGAMEVSEKGDLANWMIPGKLVKGMGGAMDLVAGVKKIVIVMDHASKSGSPKLLHECSLPLTGKEVVDMVITNLGVFEVERGKGMRLVELAPDVTVDYVKSLTEAKFEVAV; encoded by the coding sequence ATGGCTGACGAATCGAAAGGTTGGGACCGCAACCAGATGGCCGCCCGCGCCGCGCAGGAACTGAAAGACGGGTTTTACGTCAATCTTGGCATCGGTATCCCAACGCTTGTGGCGAATTACATTCCTGAAGGCGTGGATGTTACACTGCAGTCGGAAAACGGCATGCTCGGCATGGGCCCCTTTCCTTATGAGGATGAAGTCGACCCGGACCTTATCAACGCCGGCAAGCAGACGATTACCGAACTGCGCCGCACATCGTATTTCTCGAGCGCGGAATCCTTCGCCATGATCCGCGGCGGCCATATCAACATCGCCATTCTCGGCGCCATGGAAGTTTCCGAAAAGGGCGACCTCGCCAACTGGATGATCCCCGGCAAGCTGGTGAAAGGCATGGGCGGCGCCATGGACCTTGTGGCGGGCGTTAAAAAGATCGTCATTGTTATGGATCACGCGTCTAAATCCGGCTCGCCGAAACTGTTGCACGAGTGCTCGCTGCCGCTGACAGGCAAGGAAGTCGTCGATATGGTGATCACTAATCTCGGCGTTTTCGAGGTCGAACGCGGGAAGGGCATGAGGCTTGTGGAGCTTGCGCCTGACGTGACGGTTGATTACGTGAAATCGCTGACGGAAGCGAAATTCGAAGTCGCTGTTTAA
- a CDS encoding winged helix-turn-helix transcriptional regulator: MARTYNQDCILAHALDLLGERWTLLIIRDLFLGPQRFGDLQAGLPGIGANLLSKRLKELEEAGLITTAGAAGETKGRYRLTETGEGLRPTVRTLMKWSIMYFMDRPEVSSAHECIYSNDLQPDSVALAIEIFAAYCPEASLNYVARIIIDDFPYTIYNMNGQLICRRGADAPAVATLQSDVATIMQAFRMELTLDEAKSRMKLNGDKNALNHLLRCIVHAEWDADSHEARMLEAVV; the protein is encoded by the coding sequence ATGGCTCGGACCTATAATCAGGACTGCATTTTGGCGCATGCCCTCGACCTTTTGGGCGAGCGTTGGACCCTTTTGATCATTCGGGATCTGTTCCTGGGGCCGCAGCGCTTTGGCGATTTGCAGGCCGGTCTGCCCGGTATAGGCGCAAACCTGTTGAGCAAAAGGCTCAAAGAGCTGGAAGAGGCGGGGCTGATCACCACAGCGGGTGCGGCTGGTGAAACCAAGGGTCGCTACCGGCTCACGGAAACGGGCGAGGGGCTGCGCCCGACTGTTCGCACCCTTATGAAATGGTCGATCATGTACTTTATGGATCGGCCGGAAGTTTCCTCCGCGCATGAATGCATTTACTCAAACGATCTGCAGCCGGACTCGGTCGCTTTGGCCATAGAAATTTTCGCCGCTTACTGTCCGGAAGCGAGTCTCAATTACGTAGCGCGCATCATTATCGACGATTTTCCGTACACAATTTACAACATGAACGGTCAATTGATTTGCCGGCGCGGCGCAGATGCGCCTGCTGTTGCCACGCTACAGTCTGATGTCGCGACGATCATGCAGGCGTTTCGCATGGAGCTCACGCTCGACGAAGCGAAATCACGCATGAAGCTTAATGGCGACAAGAATGCTCTTAATCATCTGCTGCGTTGCATTGTGCATGCAGAGTGGGATGCGGACTCCCATGAAGCGCGCATGTTGGAAGCGGTGGTTTAA
- a CDS encoding MBL fold metallo-hydrolase gives MPKFFLKTAVVAAFVVSAAPALAQRDFSDVEIKTTDLGAGVYMLEGAGGNIGLSVGEDGAFVIDDQFAPLADKIVAAIAEVSDKPVEFVVNTHWHGDHTGGNEEMSDLGAHIVAHDNVRQRLKEGMSRDDGRVTPAAPEGALPVITFSHSMLFYWNGHDIRVWHPENAHTDGDAIIFFKDANIVHMGDVFFNGWYPYIDLESGGDMDGYISTHEKVLSKVDDETRIIPGHGPLASKADLQNTVDMLKEVRVRVQRMIDDGMSEDEVVAASPLADLDDEWSWQFINGERMTRMAYRSLSTE, from the coding sequence GTGCCGAAATTCTTCCTAAAAACAGCAGTAGTCGCTGCGTTTGTCGTCTCAGCGGCCCCTGCGCTAGCCCAACGCGACTTTTCCGATGTTGAGATTAAAACAACCGATCTTGGCGCCGGCGTTTACATGCTCGAAGGCGCGGGCGGAAACATTGGTCTCTCTGTCGGCGAAGACGGCGCCTTTGTCATCGATGATCAGTTCGCGCCGCTAGCCGACAAGATTGTCGCCGCTATCGCTGAAGTTTCTGACAAACCGGTCGAGTTTGTGGTTAACACCCACTGGCATGGCGACCATACAGGCGGCAACGAAGAGATGAGCGATCTCGGCGCGCATATTGTCGCCCATGACAATGTTCGCCAGAGGCTGAAAGAGGGCATGTCACGTGATGATGGACGCGTGACCCCTGCCGCGCCTGAGGGGGCGCTGCCAGTAATTACGTTTTCTCATTCCATGTTGTTCTACTGGAATGGTCACGACATTCGCGTCTGGCATCCTGAAAATGCGCACACGGATGGAGACGCCATTATCTTTTTTAAGGATGCGAACATCGTCCATATGGGTGATGTCTTCTTCAATGGCTGGTACCCTTATATCGATCTTGAATCCGGCGGTGACATGGACGGCTACATTTCGACCCATGAAAAGGTGTTGAGCAAGGTTGACGATGAAACCCGGATCATTCCTGGGCATGGTCCGCTTGCTTCGAAAGCCGATCTGCAAAATACAGTGGATATGCTTAAAGAGGTCCGTGTTCGTGTGCAGAGGATGATCGACGACGGCATGAGCGAAGATGAAGTCGTTGCTGCGTCTCCGCTTGCGGACCTTGATGATGAATGGTCATGGCAATTCATCAACGGCGAACGAATGACGCGCATGGCATACCGTTCACTTTCGACTGAATAA
- a CDS encoding class II 3-deoxy-7-phosphoheptulonate synthase, with amino-acid sequence MSWTPESWRQKPALHIPDDYPDPEALSSVEKELSGYPPLVFAGEARTLRTSLASVSRGEAFLLQGGDCAESFKEFHPNNIRDTFRVLLQMAVVLTFGAAMPVVKVGRIAGQFAKPRSSPVENLNGETLPSYRGDNINGMDFEAGTRTPDPQRLLKAYGHAAATLNLIRAFATGGYADLRNVHKWTLEFVAGNPQEERYRALADKISESITFMEACGVNGSNVRAIREVDFYTSHEALLLGFEAAMTRIDSTSGKWYDTSAHMVWIGDRTRQPEGAHVEFCRGIENPIGLKCGPSLSPDELLNLLDILNPQNEAGRIVLITRFGADNAKNGLPPLIRKVVAEGRQVVWSCDPMHGNTIKTDCGYKTRHVDSILAEVGAFFDICRSEGANPGGVHFEMTGQNVTECLGGSQEISEADLSSRYHTHCDPRLNASQALDLAFILADRFKSARTPEF; translated from the coding sequence ATGAGTTGGACCCCTGAAAGCTGGCGGCAAAAGCCTGCGCTGCATATTCCGGACGATTATCCCGACCCAGAAGCGCTTTCTTCAGTGGAGAAAGAATTATCGGGTTATCCGCCGCTGGTTTTTGCCGGCGAGGCCAGGACTTTGCGCACATCACTGGCCAGCGTATCACGGGGCGAGGCGTTTCTGCTGCAAGGCGGGGACTGCGCTGAAAGCTTCAAGGAATTTCATCCCAACAATATTCGCGATACTTTTCGTGTTCTTCTGCAAATGGCCGTTGTCTTGACTTTCGGCGCCGCCATGCCGGTCGTAAAGGTCGGCCGCATCGCCGGACAATTCGCTAAACCGCGATCGTCTCCCGTCGAAAATCTGAACGGCGAGACTTTGCCAAGCTATCGCGGCGACAATATCAACGGCATGGATTTCGAGGCCGGCACACGCACGCCTGATCCGCAAAGGCTACTGAAAGCCTATGGACATGCCGCGGCGACACTTAACCTGATCCGCGCCTTTGCTACTGGCGGCTATGCGGATTTGCGCAATGTTCACAAATGGACGCTGGAGTTTGTCGCCGGCAACCCTCAGGAAGAACGCTACCGCGCACTTGCGGACAAAATCTCAGAATCCATTACTTTCATGGAAGCATGCGGGGTCAACGGCTCTAACGTCCGCGCCATTCGCGAAGTGGATTTCTATACCAGCCACGAAGCGTTGCTGCTTGGGTTTGAAGCGGCCATGACGCGTATCGATTCAACCAGCGGCAAATGGTACGATACGTCCGCTCACATGGTTTGGATCGGCGACCGCACGCGCCAGCCAGAAGGCGCGCATGTTGAATTTTGCCGTGGCATAGAAAATCCTATCGGTTTGAAATGCGGTCCAAGCCTGTCGCCAGACGAGTTGTTAAACCTTCTTGATATCCTCAACCCGCAAAACGAGGCCGGTAGGATTGTGTTGATCACAAGGTTTGGCGCAGACAATGCGAAAAACGGTCTGCCCCCGTTGATCAGAAAAGTCGTTGCTGAGGGCCGGCAGGTTGTCTGGTCCTGTGACCCAATGCACGGAAACACGATAAAGACAGATTGCGGATACAAGACACGACACGTAGACTCGATTCTTGCCGAGGTCGGCGCTTTTTTCGACATTTGCCGGAGCGAAGGAGCAAACCCCGGCGGCGTGCATTTTGAAATGACGGGGCAGAACGTTACTGAATGTCTCGGTGGCTCTCAGGAGATATCCGAGGCTGACCTTTCCTCGCGTTATCACACC